A genomic stretch from Onychostoma macrolepis isolate SWU-2019 chromosome 02, ASM1243209v1, whole genome shotgun sequence includes:
- the tubb2 gene encoding tubulin beta-2A chain, with amino-acid sequence MREIVHIQAGQCGNQIGAKFWEVISDEHGIDPTGSYQGDSELQLERINVYYNEATGNKYVPRAILVDLEPGTMDSVRSGPFGQIFRPDNFVFGQSGAGNNWAKGHYTEGAELVDSVLDVVRKESENCDCLQGFQLTHSLGGGTGSGMGTLLISKIREEYPDRIMNTFSVMPSPKVSDTVVEPYNATLSVHQLVENTDETFSIDNEALYDICFRTLKLTTPTYGDLNHLVSATMSGVTTCLRFPGQLNADLRKLAVNMVPFPRLHFFMPGFAPLTSRGSQQYRALSVPELTQQMFDAKNMMAACDPRHGRYLTVAAIFRGRMSMKEVDEQMLSVQNKNSSYFVEWIPNNVKTAVCDIPPRGLKMSATFIGNSTAIQELFRRISEQFTAMFRRKAFLHWYTGEGMDEMEFTEAESNMNDLVSEYQQYQDATADEMGEYEEDDLEDEEDVRH; translated from the exons ATGAGGGAAATCGTACATATTCAGGCCGGACAGTGCGGCAACCAGATCGGTGCCAAG TTTTGGGAGGTGATCAGTGATGAACATGGAATCGACCCCACTGGCAGTTATCAAGGTGACAGTGAACTGCAGCTggagagaataaatgtttattacaATGAGGCAACTG GAAACAAATATGTCCCTCGTGCCATCCTGGTGGACTTGGAGCCTGGCACCATGGACTCGGTCCGCTCTGGCCCATTTGGACAAATCTTCAGGCCAGATAATTTTGTGTTTG GTCAAAGTGGAGCTGGGAACAATTGGGCCAAAGGCCACTACACCGAGGGAGCAGAGCTAGTAGACTCCGTTCTGGATGTGGTACGCAAGGAGTCCGAGAACTGTGACTGCCTGCAGGGCTTTCAGCTCACGCACTCCCTGGGCGGAGGCACTGGTTCTGGGATGGGCACCCTCCTCATCAGCAAGATCCGTGAGGAGTACCCTGACCGTATCATGAACACTTTCAGCGTCATGCCTTCCCCCAAAGTGTCGGACACGGTGGTGGAGCCCTACAATGCTACGCTCTCTGTGCACCAACTGGTGGAGAACACCGACGAGACTTTCAGCATTGACAACGAAGCACTCTACGACATTTGCTTCCGCACACTTAAACTTACCACGCCTACTTACGGCGACCTGAACCACCTTGTTTCAGCAACCATGAGCGGAGTCACCACCTGTCTGCGATTCCCAGGTCAACTTAATGCCGACCTCCGCAAGCTGGCAGTCAACATGGTGCCCTTCCCTCGCCTCCACTTCTTCATGCCCGGTTTTGCGCCCCTGACAAGTCGTGGTAGCCAGCAGTACCGCGCTCTTTCAGTGCCAGAGCTAACGCAGCAGATGTTTGACGCCAAGAACATGATGGCAGCCTGCGACCCGCGACACGGCCGCTACCTCACCGTGGCAGCCATCTTCCGTGGCCGCATGTCCATGAAGGAGGTGGACGAGCAGATGCTGAGCGTCCAGAACAAGAACAGCAGCTATTTTGTTGAATGGATCCCAAATAACGTCAAGACGGCAGTCTGCGACATCCCGCCACGTGGGCTCAAAATGTCCGCCACGTTCATCGGCAACAGCACAGCCATTCAAGAGCTGTTCCGCAGGATTTCAGAGCAGTTCACCGCCATGTTCAGACGCAAGGCTTTCCTGCACTGGTACACTGGCGAGGGAATGGATGAGATGGAGTTCACAGAGGCAGAAAGCAATATGAATGACCTGGTCTCCGAGTACCAGCAGTACCAAGATGCCACCGCTGACGAAATGGGCGAGTATGAGGAGGACGATCTTGAAGACGAGGAGGACGTTCGCCATTGA